The Onychomys torridus chromosome 4, mOncTor1.1, whole genome shotgun sequence genome includes a window with the following:
- the LOC118581459 gene encoding cystatin-9-like, protein MSCPQGRKTLPRAMLLLFLSLQFLITPISRAKEEKDTSLYFPPTVEFAVETFNQKSQDEFAFRLERILSSWQEKVVFPAVFSMKLQLRRTTCKKFEDGLDTCPFQDSNSPNNTYTCLFSIGTLTWATEFKLYKHECS, encoded by the exons ATGTCCTGTCCACAGGGAAGGAAAACTCTGCCTCGTGCCATGCTGCTACTTTTCCTAAGCCTCCAGTTCCTCATCACTCCCATTTCAAGGGCCAAGGAGGAAAAGGATACCTCTCTTTACTTCCCTCCCACAGTGGAGTTTGCTGTGGAAACATTCAACCAGAAAAGTCAGGATGAATTCGCCTTCAGGCTGGAACGTATCCTGAGTTCCTGGCAGGAGAAG GTGGTTTTTCCAGCTGTTTTCTCCATGAAGCTTCAGCTGCGTAGAACCACGTGCAAGAAATTTGAGGATGGCCTGGACACTTGCCCCTTTCAGGATAGCAACAGTCCAAATAAT aCCTACACCTGCCTGTTCAGTATTGGTACCCTTACCTGGGCAACAGAATTCAAGCTCTACAAGCATGAGTGCTCATAG
- the LOC118581398 gene encoding cystatin-13, whose protein sequence is MARFLQVLLLLVITVGLVSRRVQAWGSPKIERPFEDIPTTYVYVRQAVWYAMKEYNKASKDQYNFKVVDILKSQEQVTDSLEYYLEVNIARTMCKKIVGENENCLLQNDPKMKKMLFCIFIVSSKPWKFELKMLKKQCKEI, encoded by the exons ATGGCCAGATTCTTACAGGTCTTGCTGCTCCTGGTGATCACAGTGGGCCTTGTGTCTAGAAGAGTCCAAGCCTGGGGCTCCCCTAAGATTGAGAGGCCATTTGAAGATATCCCCACAACCTATGTCTATGTGCGGCAAGCAGTCTGGTATGCCATGAAGGAGTATAACAAGGCCAGCAAGGACCAGTACAACTTCAAGGTGGTGGACATCCTAAAATCTCAGGAGCAG GTCACAGACAGCCTGGAGTACTATCTCGAAGTAAATATTGCCCGAACGATGTGCAAGAAAATTgtaggagaaaatgaaaactgcttGCTTCAAAATGATCCTAAAATGAAGAAG atgctgttttgcatttttattgttaGCTCCAAACCGTGGAAATTTGAACTTAAAATGCTGAAGAAACAATGCAAAGAGATCTAA